Genomic DNA from Dysidea avara chromosome 10, odDysAvar1.4, whole genome shotgun sequence:
ccaaacacCCCAAGCCACCCGACTTTGGTACACTTAGCATCTAATTGCAATTATATAAGTAATAATAAGTACTTAATTTTAATCTTAAGGTATGGGGTatggtacttaccagattacctttagtgcaattgtacaCTAACTCACTTTTAGCAGCATGGCAAGGACTTGGTGCTCTTTATTTAGAAATATTCCACCGGCcaatagacgggttgcctatttagggcgtgtcccttgtgtaacgtgagaaaacgcgactttccgACGTTTTAagcatgattacaatgttggtaaagaagtcaacaaaaaacccattttttaaaatagtttgacaaacgtttttggttcttcaaaggtacaagatgagttaaaatcatccagtctatcattctaagtagtagcaaagtcttacaaagattgttttcagcgagttttatcgctttccaaaaacccgagattgagacaaaatcatcttctcgttcagccttcaccttacacgctggatatgttatagctcgaacctttctctataacatactttctgttctgaaggctggctaactcttgcttgctaaagctaaccgaaacgttcattttctccaatagagcagtttcaaaaccatggtaaccaaaaattacgcaatggaccacacccaagtcgccatgtttttgtaccagaatgcttgatgttgcaagttgaattcctcgctaaattcatgtcaagacttattaatacgtaagtaaaatagatgccagtgatagaataaagtatgtaggtgagttattaggcattaaaagatacgtactgcctcccaacagggaagtttcgtaggaaagagaaatgcgtaaaaatggatttggccaaattgcgacctattcaccgccccaaggtggttaaaactaggggaaacttgaagtataggtctttatccacaccacagcagcgtacagccacatccagctatcccaggattagccagaTCTCCTGAAAGGCACGAGACCGGTGATGGCGTACTgccaaactgtgataaaacgccagcaaaagaagactcttagtggtgaattttgctagagttaagttttattgtcgaaGTCAACCATCAGTTAAAGTTTAGCGGTCTTGTTTTGGTCTCTGCTTTTTCACACGATGTgggaatcccagcacatgaACGATTCTGGCTAACTCGGGGATTTAAGATTttagatttaagattaggtactgggcagtcagctcagctggtttgcccagggggtgaaaaccccaaatggtacaatcaaatacatacatacatacatgcaatttgataattaattacagtagtgaaggttaagtacgtaaataaattcatccaaatttcttgattctattatattaatatgcaactcattccagtctttaacagttctaggataataactatatttataggtgttgagggttgcttgtggcagaatgaaatgattggggtgatgttgcctggtacaaaattgagttctttgataatgtgaggggatggagatcggtagtgtattattaattattttatagaatagtgttaatcttgatgactgacggcgttgttgtaatgtaggtatgctaagagaggacaataatgacgtaacactatttctggagtaatctgataaaatccatcgagcagctcttctttgcaccttttctaacttataaatgtcagtgttataatacggatcccaaactggggcggcatattccataattggtcgaaccaatgttaaatacgctgttcttttagtatcagatgggcagttgtttaggtttcgtttaataaaatttagcactttggttgctctgttacttactgtttgtatatgtgatgaCCATGACATAGTGTTATCAATCGCTACACCTAAGTATGTATGGCACTTCTTTATATCGACATTATGACCTGATAAGGTATACGTATATTGTATGGGGTTCAGGGAACGAGTACACCTCAGCACAGCACATTTCTCaacatttattttcatttgccaTTTGTGAGTCCATTCACATATTTTATGTAAGTCTTCCTGTAACTGCTTTGAATCTTGCGGTGTTGTAACAGTCTTGTAAAtaacacagtcatcagcaaacaatcgaACTGAAGATGTAATGTTTTCATTTGTCATTAATATATACAAGAAACATAAGGGGGCCTAGTACAGTACCCTGTGGTACCCCAGACTTAACAGTTGTTGCGCTAGATGATTCTCCATCAACAATTACCCTTTGATATCGTTTGGTTAGCCAGGAAGAGATCCATTGAAGAAGAGGCCCTCGTATACCATagaattttaatttgtttaataGTCTTTTGTGAGGAACTGTGTCAAAAGCCTTAGAAAAGTctataaacaataaatcagtCTGTTGCTGGCTATTCAGGGGatggctggatgtggctgtacgatgctgtggtgctggataaagacctatacttcaagtttcccctagttttaaccaccttggggcggtgaataggtcgcaatttggccaaatccatttttacgcatttctctttcctacgaaactgccctgttggcaggcagtacgtatcttttaatgcctaataactcacctacatactttattctatcactggcatctattttacctacgtattaataagtcttgacatgaatttagggaggaattcaacttgcaacatcaagcagtctggtacaaaaacatggtgatttgggtgtggtccattgcataatttttggttaccatggttttgaaactgctctatagccgtaatacatttttgacttagcgaactcggaaagtaAAGTAAAtgcgggtaattccggacactctttCAAACTTCACCGTCTACTATAAGCACAGTAGCTTTTTCTAAGCAACTAACCATATGATGTTACACTCCAACCCTTCGTAGTGCCCCACCAGAATTTTCAAGTTAATCGGTCGATCACAAGAGGAGCAGCGCCTCAAACTTTAGAGGCGTGCAATAAACAAACATTCGCTTAATTCCGGACACTGCATATAACACATTGGAAATCACCGATTCATTGTTATAAAGTAATGTAACGTATAAAAACTGTATATTGATGTTACAAATGGATTATAATTGTTTCTTTTGTCCCTGTAGCTTGCAGATCCGACACTCAAACGTCGATTTCTTGGACGGTTTTCTACGAAATCCTGCACACGTGTAGTGGAACCACCTCCAGCATTTATCGCATCCTATCCACTTTTTCTGCGCCTCTTCGCCATCATCGTCGTAGGATTTTCCACACTCTTGACAATTGGAATCTTCATCTACACAAGGGTATATACTTGGCTAGCTTGTCATCTGCATAAAAAAGCTAGTGGCAATATACAGCTGTAAAGCTGTCCATGTGCTGTGTATTCATTGCTGTGCATACATCTGATTGTATTTAGTTGAGGCTatttcaactaaatcttttttTTCTCGGGCCTGACTAACCATGTatttttctgtacaaaaatatttACGTTCACACGTGATTGTACAGATAACGCCACAAAGTTACCTTTTAAGCTTATCACAAAGTAAATATTTCACCATATGGCAGCCTACTGACAAGTGGCACAGCAATCATAATGTAGCTTAGATACCGTTTGACTCACAAAATTACTCTTCACAGCCACCAAAAAgtaatataatttttatttaaatTTTACCAACCTTGTACTTGGCTGATATTGGCCCGAGGAAGAAAAGATTTAATTGAAGTGGCCTGCCTGACTATACAGAACTATGCTAGCTAAGTACATGTACATCCACATAAATAAGTCTGTGTGACTATTAACTATTGAATACTCACCTTCATCATGATCATCACATACTGGCTCTTTATCAGGTGGTGTTGTTGCACATTCTCCTTCCAACCTAGCCATGATCTCATCACTTGTCAGAGCCTCTCAATAGCAGGTTTGCTTCACTCTCTTTTTACATTTAGATGACTTTTCATGGTGTTTTTCTGTAACATTTTTGTGAAGTGCCATGTAAGATGGGCACGCATGGGTGTTAACTCAGCCCCACAACTCTTGCAACTACCTCGCAAGACAATGGGAGATGAGGCCTGCACTATGGTTGTGGCTGTTCTCGGCTCCTTTGCAGGTTGTTGAAATGGAACACCTGTTGCAAGTTTTGAATCTTTGATGGCACTTCGATTTAATGGATGTAGTCCAGCAGCTCTAAATCCTGAAATAATGTGGCTTTCCTTGAAAGAGTTGTCCCACAATTGTTTGATCAGTGATGGGAAAATGTTTTTTGTCACATTCTCAGCCATAGTCTGCATCTTGTACTCCTTCAAAATGTTGTAATAACACTGCTTCAGTGGACGAAATACCCCAACATCCATCGGTTGCAAAATGTGCGTCACGTTTGGTGGAAGACACACGATATATGTCTTGCCACATTAATCAGTTCTAGATTTATGTGGGAGTGATGCCCATCGACAAAGAGAATAACTGGACCATTTTGCAAAAGTAGCTCAACTTCCTTCAAAAAAATTTTGGTTAACCAGCAAAGGAAGTTAGCACCCTCCATCCATCCAGAGGAAGATACACTGTATGCTGCACCAGGAGGACCTCCTTGCTTCCATGTATCATACATGTGTTTTGCTTTATACACAGTGAATGGTGGCAACCTTCTGCCAGATGCTGATCCACAACCTGAAAATTATGTAAACTAATAGGTTTAGTATATAAATTGGGCTTACCTAAAACAGTAATATACTCACGTCCAGAACCTCCTACTTCATACACAGCTTTTGATCCTTTCTTTGCCAGGACTTGTTTAGATGCTACTGCTGTGCAGAACCCTGTTTCGTCACAATTCCACAGCCTCTCTACAATTGCCTCGCTTTCAAACTTATCAAGTTTTGATGATGCAAACAGCTTTCTTACCCGCTCAAACCACTCGTCCAATACAATTGGATCATTTGCTTGGGCACGCTTCTTTGAAAGGTGCTGTGGTCTCCTTTGTGCTAGGCTGGAATGACGGCTGAGAAATCTGGACCACCACACTGTAAAAACGGAGGTGTTTAAGTACACCCTATAAGGGGTGTTATACTACACCCACACCTTCAGGGGTGTTTCTCGACACCAAAAGAGTGTGCTGTCAAAATTGGcggaaacccacaatcaaaaaaatACTTGCTTGTAAGATTATTAATACAAAATGGTAACCTTTATAAAAGTGAGGCATCATGTTAATGTAATGGTGATATGTATTGTGTTGTGATATTCTATTTCAGTATATAATGAGGCTTTCTTTGAGTCTTAGGTATTATTAGAGATGTAAACCTGTGACTCCCACCCTAATTCCCTCCCTTTGAGGAGCCAGTGTTTTTTGTACCCAGTCTTACTTAACACTCTAATGGGAGTTTTGTAACACCCTTATGAAGTACAATGAAACACCCCTAGGGAACACCACACAAATGGGAGCTAAAACACTCATAAAGGTGTTTTGGAAACACCCTTGTTTTTACAGTGCAATCACGGCCTGGCATTCCTGTATCACCAAATGGATTTTGCTTGCCTTGTTGTTCTAAGTAATCTTTTATTACAGCGCCAACATAATATGTgtctggattttggaaaaacgatccaaatcgcacattagaagtttcaagataaacggttttaaagaattgaaggcAGCATaactccaaggatagcaagcacgcgtatgaaatttacacaaaagatgcatcaatctgttacctttcaagccacttccagtacttgtagctgcttgtacagtttcccgccaaataagatagaaaatctgagcagttggacgagcaaagtagtatcacgagtgctcacaaaggggtggaggcggggggtggcggggagggcaaaagatgggcctcaaaatggaggcagaccacgattggagtccagacacgagattacagggctgtgctggctccttagtggctgatatgtagcaaaatctacagagaacacgtctggccaacattataaggctgtccaccagtaaaccaccgattcttgccaagccaggtccttcacaaggcctgaaaccgccatttgggcactccacaccacccagaaaagacgtctattaaaaccagcctcgtgtagtttgagtagtgctgagggtcataacttgtagtacgatagtgtagctatccactggtggtgttagtttgattttgcctgatgtgcgatttggttcgattctgtaaaatctggtcacatatacattcAAAGGAAAGCCCATCTctgctaaggccactccaaataaattctctgtttcccgtcctggactcggggcacatttgcatgcgggcgggcggtccatttccattatttcattataatattggcagcttttcaagccattatttgcctggcaaaaccataaaaagctgcataaaacatgcttaagcttgttctttcCTTTTAAAGTtgcaaaatagcacaaacgtgaagtctGTGCCAAcgtgatagcactgctgacacgtgagctgacaccgTTTCAAGATAGCCTTTACTGAGTCTGTcggtatgcaagaataaccagaaaataatggaataatggaataatttagagctgacagtaccagatgcgggcggtggacgggaaacagagaatttatttggagtggcctaatacttGGCAAGTAATTACGATCTCTACTTCATCTTTGTCACTCAAACCTCTTGGGGCTCCAGCATAAGCTTTAGAGCTCTTCCCAGTAACATGATCGGATAATGTACTCTTTGGTATTCCATACAACTTTCCTGCTTCTCTCAATGTAATTTCATTCTTCTTTACTCGATCAACAGCCGTCTATTaacattattattcattataatagctactgtagcataaTAATACCTTCATTTCCTCAATTCCCCAAGTAGCTTTCGAAGCCATAGTTCATTCAAACTAATTACGCATGCGCAGATTCAAACTTAACAAGTTATCCGCTGCCATCACCAGCAAAATTTTGATTGTTGTGTATTTTGTTTTAATTATTAGACATAACGTATAATGGTGGATGGTAGTACCACATAGATTGTAAGGGAAGTAGTGAAAATCAACGGCACTGTTGCGCGACGAGCCAATGAGAATTAATGGTCGCGTACGGCAGCAAATCCAAGGCAGATTGAGCTCTTCTTCCACCACAAGTTGGGTACTAATGTTGCCTAGTAAAGTGCCAAATCTTAATATTTTTCTCGCTGTTTACAGAAGTTTATAGAAAAAAAACCGGTTTTGACACACCACACGTTCCGATATAATCTGGATTCTCGTACCCAAGCATGTATCAACTAGTATATACCGGACAGTACatccagcccgggaaaaaaatgTATCAACTAGTATATACTTTTcgatttttatgatccctataGGCATGGCTATTCACCATAAAAGTTTCAAGGTAATCCGTTTCTTCGTTCCTCGGCTAGCTTAACAGATGcaccaaagtgtccggaattaggcggtgtccggaaatacccgcacttaccttatgtggaaaatttacggtaaaacgaccacgccttaatTAAAAAGGCAACCCTGATAACGACATTAAACTACGTTAAGTTCTCGTACCTGTTTTTGCAATCTTCACACACTCTGGTTGAGTTTATGGTTGCCTACATCTCACACACGTTTGCCGTTTGCACTCCTGGATTATTTTTAAGGGTGCTTAAAGTGATACTTTAAAATTCGCGATTTAAATATTTGCAAGAATCTAACACCTCGATTTTGCATCGATGTTCGGAGATCGATGCAGAATCATCGATGTTTTAGATCGATGCTGTAACATCGATCAGATCGCTTTAAAAACATCGATGCTGTAACTTCGATTACAAAACCCGGCATCGATCACATCGAGTAAAAAACATCGATGTGACGGTTTTTAtcgaattattattattattattattgttactgagcagacagcacagctgatatgctcaggaaaaaaagcaatcataaaatgaatttagctacgtagttacaaagattacagt
This window encodes:
- the LOC136268781 gene encoding uncharacterized protein — translated: MASKATWGIEEMKTAVDRVKKNEITLREAGKLYGIPKSTLSDHVTGKSSKAYAGAPRGLSDKDEVEISVKVYLNTSVFTVWWSRFLSRHSSLAQRRPQHLSKKRAQANDPIVLDEWFERVRKLFASSKLDKFESEAIVERLWNCDETGFCTAVASKQVLAKKGSKAVYEVGGSGREYITVLGCGSASGRRLPPFTVYKAKHMYDTWKQGGPPGAAYSVSSSGWMEGANFLCWLTKIFLKEVELLLQNGPVILFVDGHHSHINLELINVARHISCVFHQT